A region of the Nitrospinota bacterium genome:
GTGCGAGGGGCCCAAGGAGAAGGTGGAGCGGCTTGTCGCCTGGCTTTGGCATGGCCCCCCCATGGCGCGGGTGGACAATGTGGAGGTCAAATGGGGCGACGCCACCGGGGATTATCAGGGATTTTCCGTGGCGTACCGCAGGGGTTTTTGACCGGTTGCGTGGACATCCGTCCATTTTCCCCATCTAATCAATGCAGTTCACCGGCAATAAGTTCCGTTCGCCGAAAGCGTGTTGAGATAATTCCTGCATACTCCTATCTTATAGTTGAAGGGCGGTAAGCCCCCATAAGGAAGCGCCGAAGGCGCGGTTTCGCGGGACATATAAAAATAACCCGGCCGGGGAATGGGGATTTCCTGGAAGCGAAATCAGTCTTCGGCGTTTTTTTATTCTTCCAGTCCCAGCCTGGCCTTAAGCTCCTTGAAATATTTCCTCCCCACCGGAACCGGCTGCGCGCATCCTTCCACCACGGCAGAATACCTGCCGCCCGGCTCGATATGGACGCTTTTCACCGTGGACAGCCGGACAATGGCGCTTCTGTGGACCCGCATAAAATCCGCCGGGAGCCGCTTTTCAAGGAAGTCCATCCGCCTGGAGCATAGTTTTACGCCTCCCGCGCGCATGACAAGCTCGCTGTAATCCCCCGCGCTCCTTATCATCAGCACCCCCTCCACCGGCACAGGCGTGATCCCCCCGCGCTCTTTAACGAGTATCGTTGCGATGGCGGGGCTTTTGTCCGGCGATGGCTCCGGTACGCGGGACACCGCCAGCGCCAGCCGCTCCTGGGAAAACGGCTTCACAAGATAGTCCCTCGCCCCAAGCTCGAAAGCCTCCAGGGCGTGTTCCGGATAGGCGGTGGTGATGATGGTCTCGAAAGGTTCGGACAAAAATTCCTTTAAAAGCGCAAGTCCCGATTCCCCCATGATATTAAGGTCGAGGAACAGGATGTCCAGCCCTTTTGAAAGCCGTTCCCGCGCTTGCCCGATGGACGCCGCTCTGTCCAGCGACTGGATGTTCAAACCATCCACGCGCCGGAGCATCTTCTCAAGCTGGCGCGCCGCCGCCGGCTCGTCTTCCACGATCACTATCCTCATGCCTTCTCCCAGGGGATTTCTATGACCGCCTCGTAATGGCCGTCGTCCTTCCTGCCATGGCTGAATTGAAAGCCGGTCCCGTACGCAAGTTCAAGCCGGGAGCGCACATAGCGTCCCCCGGCGCCGCCGGTCTCATCTCCCGCCTCGGGAGGGGAACCGTCGTCATTGACGGTGAACTTTATCCTGTCCACCGCCTCCATCGTCACGCGCACTTCGCCGCTCTTTTTTCCGGCAAAGCCGTGCTTGAAGGAGTTTTCCACCAGCGTGAAAAGGATCAGCGGCGGCATGCGTATGGCCACGTCCCGCATGCCGTCAATCCGCAAGGTGAAGTCCCCCTCGAACCGCTGGTTCATCACCGCCACATAGTCCTCTATTATGTCCATCTCCTCCTTGACGGTGATCCTTTCCATTGACGAGTAGGTGATGACCCTGCGCAAAAGCGACGTGAGGTTTAGCAGCATGTTCTCGGCGGTCTTCGGGGAGTCCTCGATATAGGCCCGCACGGCGTTGAGGCTGTTGAGCAGGAAATGGGGCTGGATAAGGTTTTTCAGGGTCTGTGTCTCCAGCCACAGGGCGCGCTGGCGCTGGTCCGCCGCTTCCAGGGCGGCGCCGATCAGCCGCTCGTAGAACACTATCCCCCCGGCGAAAAGGAAAGCCCTCCCCATGGACACGCCGAGGATATACGGCGCGATGGCAGAATAATCAAAGGCCGGCCCGATCATGGAAAGCTCCGAAATCCTCATGGGCGCGTCCACTAAAAGCGCGGCGGGGATCCACAAAAGGAGCAGATGCTTGACCAGGGGCCATTTCCACCTGTCCGGCCCCCACCATCGCAGGCTGGAAAGGAACCGGGTGAGCCCATAGCAGATAAAGCCGATCATCACCGCCCCCACAGCCACCTGGAAGGAAAGGCGCAGTATCCCCACTTCGGCGCCGGGGAAAAAAAGGAACTGCACCAGATGCGGCGCCAGCCCCACAATACAGACCGTGAGGGGAAGGGCTGCCAGGTAAAACTGCCTGTCCCGGGACTCCACGGGGCGCCTGGCCCATTTTATTAGATAAGTCTGTTCGCCGTTCATCGAGCGGGACCGTGGCGCAATCCAGCCGCTTTGGAGATGAACCGCAACTCTTTTCTCATGCCGTTTTGTTGGTTATGGACAGCTTTATTAATTATACTAGCTTTGTTTGTCTGTCCGGCGTCCCACTTGAATATTGCTTGGAATCCAATGGCAACAGGCCCGATTAAAATAGTCAACTGCCTCACATGGGGCGTGGAGGCCGGAAACGGCATCGCCCGGATGGACTCGATCCTTTACCGCTTTCTGGACAAGTCCCGTTTCCAGATGGTGATGGCCGTGCCCGCCGGGATCAATCCGGACCAGATGTCCTGCGATCCGTCCATCCCCTACGTTTACACCGGCGAAGAAGACAGGTTTGGCGAGCTTGTGAAAATATTCTCCGGGGCGGACATAGTGCAATATTCCGGGGGATTCCAGCCGCTTGTGGCGGAAGCGGCTGCGGCCGCGCGTGTCCCGGCGCTAATAGAAGTGATGCACCATCTGGACGTGGGGCAGATTGACGACGGCATAGACGCCACCGTTTGCGCGTCACAGGCCGTGCGGCGCATGCAGCCGTTCCCGGAGCGGTGCGCCGTCATCCGCAACGGGATAGACATCGCCGCGTTTCCGTACCGTCCCAAGCCCGCTGACGGGAAGATCGTCATATTGCAGGCGTCCAACCGGATCAAGCCCACGTACAACCTCGACGAACTGGCGGACGGCATACTGCCGCTCGATCCGCGCATAGAGCTTTGGATCGCAGGGCCGGGGCAGACAGGCCGTTCCACCGACCGCGTGAAATTCCTTGGGCTTGTGTCCGGCATGGCCGGGCTTTACGCCCAGGCCGACATGCTCGTGCTGCTTTCAAAAGTGGAGGCGTTCGGCCTTGTGGTGGCCGAGGCGATGGCAAGCGGCGTGATCCCCGTGGCATGGAACAAGGATGGCCCGGCGGAGATCATAAGCGGCGGGGTGGACGGATTCCTTGTTCCGCCGGACGACAGGAAGGGCGTGACGGAGGCCATCCGGCGCGCGGTGGGCATCCGTGGAACTGCGGATTGGGATAAGTTGCGCCGCGCCGCCCGGGAAAAAATCGAGAGGGAGTTTTCCGCCGAAAGGTACGCGGCCGGATACGGGGAGCTTTACGAAAAGATTGCGGAGAAAAAAGGGAGACGCAAAACACCTGGACCGCAGACCGCCCCCGCGCCCCCGGAGGCGGACGTGGCCGACGCCATCTTCCATTACCGGAAAGGGGAGTGGGACATGGTTGAAAAGTCGCTGGAAAAGCTGGCGGCGCGGCAATCACCCTTGACAAAGCCCGCCGTGGCCCAGGCCGCCGACCGCCTCGCCCGCCATGCCATTATCGAAGGGAAGCCCCAAGCAGCCAACGCTATCTACCAAAAACTATTCTCATCCGGCTTTAGGGACGCCGAATGGATGGGGATATGGTTTAAGGTCTGTCCGAAGGACAGTCTTAACTTGTTCCCGCTGGACGATTTTATAGACACAGGGGGAGCGCCGCCGGAGGTTTACATGCTCTCCGCCGAAAGGGCGCTGGACAAGGGAAACGCTTCCGATGCGTTAAGGACATTGGAAAAAGGGGCGGGCCGTTATCCGGATTCCGCGGAAATCGTGGATACTCTCGCGCTGCTCAAGGCCAGGATGGAGGGGAAATGACAGCCGGGCGGCCTAGAATTTTTTGTTTCCTTCCACCGGCAGCTTGATTATAAAGGCGGTCCCTTCGCCTTCCTCGCTTTGAACGGTGATCTCGCCCCCGTGCTGCTTGATGATCTCGTAGCAGATATAAAGCCCCAACCCGGTGCCGACTCCCACCGGTTTGGTGGTGAAGAACGGATCGAATATCCTTGTCAGCTTCGCGTCCGATATGCCGCCGCCGTTGTCGTAAAAAGTGAGGATCAAATAGTCGGGAGTCCTTCCCCCTTCCGTCTCGTCCCCCTCGATCACCGTGGCGGAAACGTCTATCAGACCCTGGTAATTGTTGTCCCCGGATGACCGCATCTTTATCATCTTGTCGTTGATCGCGTCGGAGGCGTTGATCAGCAGGTTGACGAACACCTGCTCCAGCTTGGAAAAATGCCCCTTTATCTCCCTTATATTAAGGTAGTTCTCGCTGATCTGGACGTTCTTGCGAAGCTTGGCGCGCACAAGGTTGATGGCCTGGGTTATCACGTCGCGTATGTCCACCCGTTCGGTGAAGCTGTCCTCCCCCATATGGGCGTAGTGCTTTATCCCGGCCACTATTTTCTGAATCCGGTCCGTCCCTTTTAGCGCCTCCTCGATCATCTCCGGGAATTCGTTGAGGATGATGTTGCGCAGCGAATCGGCGTTGGCGGCGTTGGCAAGGTCTGCCATCCTCGGCTTGAGCCTTTTTATGTACTCGGCCATAAGCTGCAGGTTCGTGCGGATGAATGTGGTCGGGTTGTTTATCTCATGGGCGATGCCGGTGCTCAAAAGGCCCACGGTGGCCATTTTTTCCGCCTGGAGCAGTTGCTGTGTGCGGGCTATCAGGTTCTCCGAAAGGGTCTTGCGCTCGAATACCCTGTTCACGGAGTGCAGGAACTGGTCCCTGTCCACGGGCTTGAGGATAAAATCGCTGGCGCCATACCTGATGGCCTCGATGAGGATCTCCATCGTGCCGTACCCGGTGATGACGATTATGTCCAGCTCCTTGTTGAACTCCCGGACTATCTTGATAAGTTCAAGCCCGCTTATCCCGGGCATCCGAAGGTCTGTGATTAAAAGGTCCCACCCCCCTTTTTTCAGCGTCTCGATGGCGGCCATCGCGTCATCGTGGATCGATGCCTTGTGCCCCCCCTTGTCCAGTATTTTCTGCAAAAGGAGCGCAATCTCCTTTTCGTCGTCCACGATAAGGACGTTGCGCGGAATGACTTGCGCAGGGCTCATCAGATCTTCTTGCGCATGGCTGGTGGACAAGGCGTTATCTCCGTTGAGTTTGGGGCGCGGTCATCGGCGGCGCCATTTGTAAAAATATATCACAAAACGCGGGCAGGGCGATGAAAGCCTTGTTATGGCGCCTTTCCCGGCGGCAGGGTGACCACCACCAGCCAGAATTCATTCACTTCCCACAATGCCTGGACGAACATGTTAAAGTCCACCGGCTTTGTGATGAACGCGTTCGCCCCAAGATTGTAGGAGCTCACCACATCACGCTCATGGCTGGAAGTGGTGAGCATGACCACAGGAATGAGCTTGAGGGAGTTGTCGCTCTTTATTTCCTTTAATGCCTGGATGCCGTCCATTTTCGGCATGTTTATGTCCAGCAGGATTATGTCCGGCCGGGGAGTGGAGTTTGCCGGGTATTTCCCGCGTTTCTTAAGGAAATCCATCGCTTCCGCCCCGTCGTTGACGATATGCAGCTCGTTTTTCAGCTTGTATTCGGCGAAAGCCCGCCGCGTCAACTCCTGGTCCGCCGGATTGTCCTCCGCCAGCAATATCACAGCGGCCTTGCTTCTCTCGCCTCTATCGATCATTCAAGCTCCTTGGCCGCCGGACGGATTTCATCAGGCGAAATGAACCGGAATCCTCTTTATTTTCAGGTCCGGGGCGCCCGAGGTTATTTCCCGGCCTTTCCGCCGTACCACAATTCCAATGCTACCACACCCGGATGTTGAAGAATGATTCGCTTGTGGCGGCATTTCCCCCTCGCCCCCTCACTTTACCGGAATGTCTTTTATCTCTTTCCCCCAAGTCCTGTTTATGAAATCTTCCCTGCCTGAGCCTTTTTTGTACAGTTTGTAGCGCAGGGGGTTCTTTTTGTAATAATCCTGATGATAATCCTCCGCCGGATAGAATCCCGAGGCAGGTTCGACCTTCACCACAATCGGCTTTTTGAAATGGCCGGACTCCTGCAGCCGTTTTTTAGACTCCTCGGCCAGGCGCTTCTGCTCCGGGGTGTGATAGAAAATCACCGGCCGGTATTGGGACCCGCTGTCGGCGAACTGGCCCCCCTCGTCCGTGGGGTCAATGTTCCTCCAGAAGACGTCCAGAATCTTCTCATAAGTCACCTTTTGGGGATCATAGGAGACGCGCACCGCTTCCACATGCCCCGTGGCGCCAGACGACACCTCCTCGTACGAAGGGTTCGGCTTTTTGCCTCCCGTGTATCCGGCGGCGACGGAGGTCACGCCGGGTGTGTTCTCAAAAGGGGGCTCCATGCACCAGAAACATCCCCCCGCGAACGTGGCGATTTCCATTTTATTCCCCGCCTTCTCACCGGCCGCCGCCGGCATGGCCATGATGATCAGCCATGCGATGGCCGGAAGAATTGTTTTTGTTTTCATTGCGCCGGCCGGTTCACTTCACTTCGAAAAGCTTGAGGTACTGGCCGTATCCTTCCTTTTCAAGGTCGCGGACCGGGATAAACCGCAATGCCGCCGAATTGATGCAATACCTCAGTCCGCCGGGCGCCGGGCCGTCGGTGAAAACGTGGCCAAGATGGCTGTCCGCCTGTTTGCCGCGCACCTCCACCCGTTCCATCAAATGGCTCTTGTCTGGTATCTCGATTATATTCGGCTTTGCCAGCGGCTTGGTGAAGCTCGGCCAACCGGTGCCGGAGTCAAATTTGTCCAGGCTGGAAAAAAGCGGCTCCCCGGAGACTATGTCCACGTAAATCCCCTGTTCCTTGTTGTTCCAGTACTGGTTTTTAAACGGCGCTTCGGTGCCGTTTCCCCGCACCACGCGGTACTGTTCGGGGGTGAGCCCTTCGCAAGTCCACTTGTCCGCCGGTTTCTTGGCTGCGCCGGAGTCAGCCATGGCTCCCGCCGCAATAAAAAGCGCGATTAGTGCGATTCGCAACTCTCATGTCTCCTAAACCTTTTGATTATCCATTATAGCGCTTTTCCACGCCCTTGATTTGCGTTCGATTTTACCTTTAACCCACCGCTGGATTACGCTTATCATATATCCGATGAACGACGCCGAAACGCTTTTGGACGGTTACATTACCCACCTGGCGCTGGAGAGGAACCGCTCCAGGAACACGCTGGAGGCCTACAACAGGGACTTGAAGCGTTTTCTGGCCCAAATCGGTTACACAGGGCCTGATTCGCTCAATCGCATGGCTCCTCCGGACGTGGTGGCGTACATGAAAAGTTTGAGGGATTCGGGCATGTCCGCCTCCTCCACCGCAAGGAATCTTGCCGCCATAAAGGGGCTCTATAGATATATGCTCAAGCTTGGCCTGTTGTCGTCCAACCCGTCGGAGGCAATTCAGGCGCCCAGATTATGGAAAACCCTACCGGACGTATTGTCGCTTGCAGAGGTGGAAAAACTGCTGGAGGCGCCAAAGCCGGCCACTCCCGAAGGGGTGCGCGACGGGGCCATGCTGGAGACCATGTACGCCACGGGGCTTCGCGTATCGGAACTTGTGGGGCTTAAGCTTAACGACGTGAATTTTGAGATGGGCTATCTTTCCACCATCGGGAAGGGCTCAAAAGAGCGGGTGACGCCGATGGGGGAGGTGGCCCTGGAAAAGATAAAGGAGTACAGGCGCTCCGCCCGCCCCCGCCTGGCCATGCTGCATGGAAAACAGATCGAAGCGCTGTTCATCACAAGGCGCGGCGGAGCCATGACCCGGCAGGGATTCTGGAAGATAGTGAAAAAATACGCCTTGATGGCGGGAATTAAAAAAGGGATCAGCCCCCATTCGCTGCGCCACTCATTCGCCACGCATCTTTTGGAGCGAGGGGCGGACCTGCGGGCCGTCCAGCAGATGCTCGGCCACGCCGACATTTCCACCACCCAGATATACACCCACGTGGCAAAGACGCGGATGAAGGAAATCTACGACAAGATACACCCAAGGGCCAGGTGACCGGATGAGCGCTGTTTATTTGGCTGCGCTGGCCGCGTTGTGGGGCGCCACGATAATCACTCTCGTTGCGCTGCTGATAAAATGGCGGCGCGGTCTTTCCTCCCCGGCGGGCAAGCCGGAAGTGAAGATCGAACAGCGCAAAATCCTTGCCACCGCCGGAAAAATCCGTGAAAAGGCCGATCCGAAGCTCAAGGAGTCACTAGGCAGGCTGGCGT
Encoded here:
- a CDS encoding acylphosphatase, yielding MENVKANAFVSGLVQGVFFRATTSEEANRIGGLSGWVRNLPDGRVEVMCEGPKEKVERLVAWLWHGPPMARVDNVEVKWGDATGDYQGFSVAYRRGF
- a CDS encoding response regulator transcription factor codes for the protein MRIVIVEDEPAAARQLEKMLRRVDGLNIQSLDRAASIGQARERLSKGLDILFLDLNIMGESGLALLKEFLSEPFETIITTAYPEHALEAFELGARDYLVKPFSQERLALAVSRVPEPSPDKSPAIATILVKERGGITPVPVEGVLMIRSAGDYSELVMRAGGVKLCSRRMDFLEKRLPADFMRVHRSAIVRLSTVKSVHIEPGGRYSAVVEGCAQPVPVGRKYFKELKARLGLEE
- a CDS encoding histidine kinase — its product is MNGEQTYLIKWARRPVESRDRQFYLAALPLTVCIVGLAPHLVQFLFFPGAEVGILRLSFQVAVGAVMIGFICYGLTRFLSSLRWWGPDRWKWPLVKHLLLLWIPAALLVDAPMRISELSMIGPAFDYSAIAPYILGVSMGRAFLFAGGIVFYERLIGAALEAADQRQRALWLETQTLKNLIQPHFLLNSLNAVRAYIEDSPKTAENMLLNLTSLLRRVITYSSMERITVKEEMDIIEDYVAVMNQRFEGDFTLRIDGMRDVAIRMPPLILFTLVENSFKHGFAGKKSGEVRVTMEAVDRIKFTVNDDGSPPEAGDETGGAGGRYVRSRLELAYGTGFQFSHGRKDDGHYEAVIEIPWEKA
- a CDS encoding glycosyltransferase family 4 protein yields the protein MATGPIKIVNCLTWGVEAGNGIARMDSILYRFLDKSRFQMVMAVPAGINPDQMSCDPSIPYVYTGEEDRFGELVKIFSGADIVQYSGGFQPLVAEAAAAARVPALIEVMHHLDVGQIDDGIDATVCASQAVRRMQPFPERCAVIRNGIDIAAFPYRPKPADGKIVILQASNRIKPTYNLDELADGILPLDPRIELWIAGPGQTGRSTDRVKFLGLVSGMAGLYAQADMLVLLSKVEAFGLVVAEAMASGVIPVAWNKDGPAEIISGGVDGFLVPPDDRKGVTEAIRRAVGIRGTADWDKLRRAAREKIEREFSAERYAAGYGELYEKIAEKKGRRKTPGPQTAPAPPEADVADAIFHYRKGEWDMVEKSLEKLAARQSPLTKPAVAQAADRLARHAIIEGKPQAANAIYQKLFSSGFRDAEWMGIWFKVCPKDSLNLFPLDDFIDTGGAPPEVYMLSAERALDKGNASDALRTLEKGAGRYPDSAEIVDTLALLKARMEGK
- a CDS encoding hybrid sensor histidine kinase/response regulator, which gives rise to MSPAQVIPRNVLIVDDEKEIALLLQKILDKGGHKASIHDDAMAAIETLKKGGWDLLITDLRMPGISGLELIKIVREFNKELDIIVITGYGTMEILIEAIRYGASDFILKPVDRDQFLHSVNRVFERKTLSENLIARTQQLLQAEKMATVGLLSTGIAHEINNPTTFIRTNLQLMAEYIKRLKPRMADLANAANADSLRNIILNEFPEMIEEALKGTDRIQKIVAGIKHYAHMGEDSFTERVDIRDVITQAINLVRAKLRKNVQISENYLNIREIKGHFSKLEQVFVNLLINASDAINDKMIKMRSSGDNNYQGLIDVSATVIEGDETEGGRTPDYLILTFYDNGGGISDAKLTRIFDPFFTTKPVGVGTGLGLYICYEIIKQHGGEITVQSEEGEGTAFIIKLPVEGNKKF
- a CDS encoding response regulator is translated as MIDRGERSKAAVILLAEDNPADQELTRRAFAEYKLKNELHIVNDGAEAMDFLKKRGKYPANSTPRPDIILLDINMPKMDGIQALKEIKSDNSLKLIPVVMLTTSSHERDVVSSYNLGANAFITKPVDFNMFVQALWEVNEFWLVVVTLPPGKAP
- the msrA gene encoding peptide-methionine (S)-S-oxide reductase MsrA; protein product: MPAAAGEKAGNKMEIATFAGGCFWCMEPPFENTPGVTSVAAGYTGGKKPNPSYEEVSSGATGHVEAVRVSYDPQKVTYEKILDVFWRNIDPTDEGGQFADSGSQYRPVIFYHTPEQKRLAEESKKRLQESGHFKKPIVVKVEPASGFYPAEDYHQDYYKKNPLRYKLYKKGSGREDFINRTWGKEIKDIPVK
- the msrB gene encoding peptide-methionine (R)-S-oxide reductase MsrB, with the translated sequence MADSGAAKKPADKWTCEGLTPEQYRVVRGNGTEAPFKNQYWNNKEQGIYVDIVSGEPLFSSLDKFDSGTGWPSFTKPLAKPNIIEIPDKSHLMERVEVRGKQADSHLGHVFTDGPAPGGLRYCINSAALRFIPVRDLEKEGYGQYLKLFEVK
- the xerD gene encoding site-specific tyrosine recombinase XerD, whose translation is MNDAETLLDGYITHLALERNRSRNTLEAYNRDLKRFLAQIGYTGPDSLNRMAPPDVVAYMKSLRDSGMSASSTARNLAAIKGLYRYMLKLGLLSSNPSEAIQAPRLWKTLPDVLSLAEVEKLLEAPKPATPEGVRDGAMLETMYATGLRVSELVGLKLNDVNFEMGYLSTIGKGSKERVTPMGEVALEKIKEYRRSARPRLAMLHGKQIEALFITRRGGAMTRQGFWKIVKKYALMAGIKKGISPHSLRHSFATHLLERGADLRAVQQMLGHADISTTQIYTHVAKTRMKEIYDKIHPRAR